The DNA region TCACATTATTCTTGTAGTTTACAAGAACAGTTTTAGCAGTTTCTTCTTTGGTAATTAAAGTCGTATTCCAACGTGCGCGTACTTTCCTTACCCATTTATCAAAATATCGATTGCTTACTTTTTGATAAACGGCATAGCCTTTAGATTCCACATAATTGTTAATACTAACGTTCCATTCCCAATTGGCATAGTGGGAACATACCACGAGAATGGTTTTTTCTTTTTCAATTTCTTGGATGAGCTCAATATTTTGTACATCATACCGTTTTTGGACATCTTCTTTAGAAAGGTTCATTGTCTTTACCATTTCCAAAAAAGCATCGCACATATGGTGATAGAATCGCTTTTGAATGTCTAATATTTCTTTTTGAGACTTTTCTGGGAACGCCAATTCTAAATTGGACTTAACAACCTTTTTTCGGTAACCGAACACATGAAATACCAAAAAGAAAACAAAATCGGAAAATCCATAAAAAAGGCGATAGGGAAGTATAGAAATTAACCATAGCAACGGATACGCCAAAACAAAAACAAGCAACTGCATGAAAACATTTTAATGCACAAATATAGCTATATTTGACACTAAATTAACTTCACAATATGAACAACCTAGATATTGCCACCATTGTGGTAATCGCTGCCAATGTTTTAGTCTCCTTAAAAGGATTTAATGATACCGCTTTCTTTGAACGTTATAAATTTGGCATAGGTCAGATTCAAGCCGGACAAAAGGATAGGATGTTAACCTCTGGTTTTTTGCATGTAGATATTGCCCATCTTTTTTTCAATATGTTTACGCTTTACTTTTTTGCGCCTGTGGTAGTGAACTGGTTTGGGTCCGGAAAATTTATCGGCATCTATTTTATTAGTTTGTTGGCCGGAAGTTTATTGGCTCTCTTTTTCCATAAAAATGAATCGTATTATAGTGCCGTTGGTGCTAGTGGAGCGGTAACCGGCATACTTTATGCGGCAATCCTTCTGCAACCTAATATGCAATTGGGTATTATGTTCATTCCAATACCTCTCCCGGCTTATGTTTTTGGTATTGGTTATTTATTGTATTCCATTTATGGAATGAAAAGCCGTTTAGGTAATATTGGCCATACGGCCCATTTTGGGGGAGCCATTGGTGGGTATGTAAGTATGCTTCTCTTTATGCCTCGATTATTGGTCAATGAGCCACTTATGGTAGGGTTGCTGGCATTGCCCATTATTATACTTCTTGTGATGGCAAAATTGGGAAAAATATAAGGTGCCGTTTATCTATATTCCTTAATAAATCTCCTAGTTAGCGTATTAATATTTCGGTAAAAAGGCAGGAAAATCCCGTTATATAGGTATTTCATCGAAAAAATATAAGATAGGTATACACTTGAACGTAGTTTTACGTTCTGTTAGAACCCAAATCTAATAGCTTTTAAACCTACTTATAATGAAAAGACTTTCCCTAGCTGCATTAGCAGCTGTTGTATTTGCTACATCTTGTAGTGATGAGACAACCGTTTTTAGCGATACTGAAGATGATATTGCTATAGAAGCCAAAGAATCTGTATTAAAAAATAGTATTCTTTATGATGATGCCGGTGTATTGGATATTAATAATACCGAGAGTTCTTCCGGTAAAACCTCAAAGACAATTGAGGAAATGGCAGGCGATTATCCATTAACGTTAATTGCCCGTGTTCATCCACCTTCATATGCTGGTGCAGAAAACCTTACCGCTTCCCATGTAGATGTTGATGGTAACTACGCCTATGTATCTTATAATACAGTTGAAGATGGTTATGCGGGCGGTATTGATATTATAGATGTAAGTGACCCAAACAATCCTCAAGTAACTTCTAGATTGTACTATTCCAATGCAGATATTAACGCCATTGCCTATGATAATGGATATGTATATGCTGTGGGTGGTGTAGATGCAGAAAAGTCGGTGAGAGCTACGGCAAACTCATTTGTGGTTAAAATTCCTGCTTCTGGAGGAAGATTGGATACAAGTGGTGACTTGGTATATGGTTTTCAAGAAGGATTTACGGCCAATGATGTAAAAATATCATCTGATGGCGTTTTGGTTACAAGTGGTAAAGATGGTTTGTTGACGTCTTATAAGAGCACTGACCTTTCTACTCAAAACGATGTTTCTTTTTCCGATTTACGTTCTGTGGCACATAATAATGGAACTATTGCAGTTTTAGATGCCAGTAATGGTGTGAGTATTATGGATACCGATTTTACGGTAAGTC from Zobellia alginiliquefaciens includes:
- a CDS encoding lysophospholipid acyltransferase family protein, which translates into the protein MQLLVFVLAYPLLWLISILPYRLFYGFSDFVFFLVFHVFGYRKKVVKSNLELAFPEKSQKEILDIQKRFYHHMCDAFLEMVKTMNLSKEDVQKRYDVQNIELIQEIEKEKTILVVCSHYANWEWNVSINNYVESKGYAVYQKVSNRYFDKWVRKVRARWNTTLITKEETAKTVLVNYKNNVKGIFGMVSDQTPQMSRAQYWTEFMGVKVPVINGAESLARKMDLAVVFLKVSKVKRGYYKAEFIPITTSGASTAKHEITDTFIRLAEAQIKEKPEYYLWTHRRWKHRNKVPVEFQ
- a CDS encoding rhomboid family intramembrane serine protease, yielding MNNLDIATIVVIAANVLVSLKGFNDTAFFERYKFGIGQIQAGQKDRMLTSGFLHVDIAHLFFNMFTLYFFAPVVVNWFGSGKFIGIYFISLLAGSLLALFFHKNESYYSAVGASGAVTGILYAAILLQPNMQLGIMFIPIPLPAYVFGIGYLLYSIYGMKSRLGNIGHTAHFGGAIGGYVSMLLFMPRLLVNEPLMVGLLALPIIILLVMAKLGKI